From one Polyangia bacterium genomic stretch:
- a CDS encoding alpha-ketoacid dehydrogenase subunit beta, with protein MPEMNIIQAVNDALRLEMRRDPRVVVLGEDVGRFGGVFRATTGLQEEFGPERCIDTPLAESGIVGTAIGMALYGMRPVPEIQFADFIYPAYDQIVSELAKMRYRSGGEYPAPVVIRTPVGGGIKGGHYHSQSPEALFIHVPGLKVVCPSNPIDAKGLLTTCIRGEDPVIFMEPKRVYRAAKGNVPDGEYTIPLGEAKIVREGRQVTVLAWGAMVHTAIEAGEKGEALGFDLEIIDLRTLLPFDIDAILKSVQKTGRVVVAHEAPRTCGFGAELAASIQERAILHLEAPILRVTGFDTPFPYTLEHEYLPDANRILDAVKRVVNF; from the coding sequence ATGCCCGAGATGAACATCATTCAGGCTGTGAACGACGCTCTTCGACTGGAGATGCGGCGCGATCCGCGCGTGGTGGTGCTGGGCGAAGACGTCGGTCGTTTCGGCGGCGTCTTCCGGGCCACCACCGGCCTGCAAGAAGAGTTCGGCCCCGAGCGTTGCATCGACACGCCGCTGGCCGAATCGGGGATCGTCGGCACGGCCATCGGCATGGCGCTTTACGGGATGCGGCCGGTGCCGGAGATCCAGTTCGCCGACTTCATCTATCCCGCTTACGATCAGATCGTCAGCGAGCTGGCCAAGATGCGCTATCGCTCGGGCGGCGAGTATCCGGCGCCGGTGGTCATTCGCACGCCCGTCGGTGGTGGCATCAAGGGCGGGCACTACCATTCGCAGTCGCCCGAGGCGCTGTTCATTCATGTGCCGGGGTTGAAGGTGGTCTGTCCGTCGAACCCCATCGACGCCAAAGGTCTACTGACGACCTGCATCCGCGGCGAAGATCCGGTGATCTTCATGGAGCCAAAACGCGTCTACCGCGCCGCCAAGGGCAATGTTCCCGACGGCGAGTACACCATTCCGCTGGGTGAAGCGAAGATCGTGCGCGAGGGCCGTCAGGTCACGGTGCTGGCCTGGGGCGCGATGGTCCACACCGCCATCGAAGCCGGTGAGAAGGGCGAGGCCCTGGGCTTCGATCTGGAGATCATCGACCTGCGCACGCTGCTGCCGTTCGACATCGACGCGATTCTAAAGTCGGTGCAGAAGACCGGCCGCGTGGTGGTGGCGCACGAAGCTCCGCGCACCTGTGGTTTCGGAGCCGAGCTGGCCGCCTCGATCCAAGAGAGAGCGATCCTGCACTTGGAGGCGCCGATCTTGCGCGTCACTGGATTCGATACGCCGTTTCCCTATACGCTCGAACATGAATACCTGCCCGACGCCAACCGCATCCTGGACGCCGTCAAGCGGGTGGTGAACTTCTAG
- a CDS encoding GNAT family N-acetyltransferase, whose translation MRIRSAVAGDEMTLAVLNGFVQQPHVAADPEHFRATRLRDVANWFASLLQQPTAAVWIAQADDVPIGYAAALFHEQAENPFCLARRWCEVDQLAVDPAHQRRGVARALVDAIVADAEANGIRDIELNAWSFNEEATAAFRRMGFQPRIVRLRRQNRGPDSSSNAAK comes from the coding sequence GTGAGGATTCGATCCGCTGTCGCTGGGGACGAGATGACGTTGGCGGTCTTGAACGGGTTCGTTCAACAACCGCACGTGGCGGCGGACCCGGAACACTTTCGCGCCACGCGGCTGCGCGACGTGGCCAATTGGTTCGCGTCATTGCTGCAGCAGCCGACGGCAGCGGTGTGGATCGCGCAAGCCGATGACGTGCCGATTGGTTATGCGGCGGCGCTATTTCACGAGCAGGCAGAGAATCCCTTCTGCTTGGCCCGGCGCTGGTGCGAGGTCGATCAGCTGGCGGTGGATCCCGCGCACCAGCGGCGCGGAGTGGCGCGCGCGCTGGTGGACGCCATCGTGGCCGATGCCGAGGCCAACGGCATCCGGGACATCGAGCTGAACGCCTGGTCGTTCAACGAAGAGGCGACGGCCGCTTTCCGCCGGATGGGTTTTCAGCCGCGCATCGTGCGCCTGCGCCGGCAAAACCGCGGACCTGACTCGTCGTCGAATGCGGCGAAATAA